TCTGGGTCCGCTGCTTCTGCCTTACGTCTTGGACCAAAATCTTAAGCTCTTCAGCGAGCTTGGATTTCCCGGTGCGGGCGGCGTGAGCGGCTATCTGCAATGCAACGGAGATGAATTGCTCGCCGTCCGCGTCACTGTAGCTCCGTAACAGGGCTTTTAGCTGCTCGGCGGTGGCCATCAAAAACTCCGTGAAAAGATTCCTACTCTTACTATACCTCCTAAACCCTGTAAATTACTTAACTTCAGGTCGTGTCGTCGAAGAATTACAGGGATCATGCGTACAGTATATACGCCCAAGGCCTGGACGGCCATGCAGTTGCAATTGTCCTCGTCTCCGAGGTACGCCGCCAGCGGTGACCGCCCAGATAGTGCGGAAGGTAAACCAAGTAGCCGCTCGACGAAAGGCCGAGCTGAGGTTCACGCCCGCACCTTTAGCAGTTGCTCGATATCTGTCGTGTAGTGCCCGGTTTTCATCTTGGCGAAGGCCTTCCAGTCCCGGTGGGTGCCCGAACCGGCGTAGAAAACCGTATCCCGTCCCATGCGGCGATTCACCGCGTCCACTGCGGCCATCAGCTTGCCGCTCCTCACCTCGTCGCGGGCATCGAATAGTTCCCCCTGCCCTGTTCCGTCCGGGCAAAACTCATCTAGCATGACGCCGCATTTGGAGTAGTGCGGCCCTTGCCGGTAGATCCGCCGCAGCCCGCTGACGGCGTGGCGGATCAGTTCGGCGGTGTCGCTGGTGGGATGGGCCAGCTGGAAGCTGGCGGCATTGCTGAAATAGTTCTCCGTCGTCGAATACGGGCTGTTGTGGAGGAAGACGGTCATGTGCCGGGCGGCAAGCCCGTCGCGGCGGAGCTTTTCGCCCGCACGCGTCACATAGGCGACCAACGCCTGCTTCACCGGCTCGAATTCGGTCAGCTTCTTGCCAAACATGCGGGAAACCACCAGCCCTTTCCGCGGTGCCGGTGCCAGTTCCAGCGGGATGCAGGGCGTGCCGCGTAGCTCGGCGGCGGTTCTCAAGCCGACGACGTGCATGTGCTGGCGAATCCAGCCGTCGGGCTGCTGGCTGAACGCCAGTGCATCGCCGATGCCGTGCCCGGCCAGAAAACGTGCCCACTGCCTGCCGATGCCCCAGACATCGCCCACAGGAAGCCGCTGAAGGCTCTCTGTGCGTTCCTGCTCCGTGGCGATGCTCCAGACGCCATTTGCCTCCGGCAGCTTCTTGGCGAGCTGATTGGCGGCCTTGGCGAGCGTTTTGGTCGGGCCGATGCCGACGCTGACCGGGATGCCTGTCCATCGCTTGACGGTGCGGCGGATATCCGCCGCCATGGCGGCCAGCTGATCGGCCGGAAAACCGGCCAGATTCAGGAAGGCTTCATCGATGGAATAGACCTCCAGCTCGGGCGAAAACCGCTCCAGCGTCTGCATCACGCGGCTGCTCATGTCGCCGTAGAGCGTGTAATTCGAGGAAAACACCGCGACCTGGTGCTGATCGACCAGCTGCCGCACCTTGAAAAACGCATCGCCCATCTTGAAGCCGAGGGCTTTCGCCTCGTTGCTGCGGGCGATGACGCAGCCGTCGTTGTTGGAAAGCACGATCACCGGGCGGTTGCGGAGCTTCGGGTTGAACACCCGCTCGCACGACGCATAAAAATTATTACAATCGACCAGTGCGAACATGGCAGGTCAGAATTGCCGCACCGAGCCGGTGACGCGGCCGAAAATCTCGCAGTCGCTTTCCTCGGTCACCTCGATGGTCGGAAACTGGACGTTCTCGGGCACC
This window of the Paludisphaera borealis genome carries:
- a CDS encoding Y-family DNA polymerase, giving the protein MFALVDCNNFYASCERVFNPKLRNRPVIVLSNNDGCVIARSNEAKALGFKMGDAFFKVRQLVDQHQVAVFSSNYTLYGDMSSRVMQTLERFSPELEVYSIDEAFLNLAGFPADQLAAMAADIRRTVKRWTGIPVSVGIGPTKTLAKAANQLAKKLPEANGVWSIATEQERTESLQRLPVGDVWGIGRQWARFLAGHGIGDALAFSQQPDGWIRQHMHVVGLRTAAELRGTPCIPLELAPAPRKGLVVSRMFGKKLTEFEPVKQALVAYVTRAGEKLRRDGLAARHMTVFLHNSPYSTTENYFSNAASFQLAHPTSDTAELIRHAVSGLRRIYRQGPHYSKCGVMLDEFCPDGTGQGELFDARDEVRSGKLMAAVDAVNRRMGRDTVFYAGSGTHRDWKAFAKMKTGHYTTDIEQLLKVRA